The Gordonia terrae genome contains the following window.
CGGCAATTCCTATGTAGACGTGCGAGAAGATCAGTTGCACCAACGGGCCGAATAGGCTGGCGCGCCTATAGCCGAAAAAGTCGGTGATCACGCTGTTCGGAGCCCCCAACACCTCGTGCGGAAGCACTTGAACATCTTTGAAGTCCGTTGTACCGCTGTCGGTCCGCCGCATCCCCAGGGCTTTCCAGTCATTGTTGGGACGCACTCCCCCTCGGTCGGTGGGTATGACCGCTGTGATAATTCCCGACCGCTCGGGTGAGTCATCATCCTGCGCCACGCCAAACACCAGAAGCAGATCGGATCCGAGCGCCCCGCTACAGAAATGCTTGGTCCCGTTCAGCACGTAACCACCGTCGTCGCGTGGGGTTGCACGCACCTTCCAGTCGAGAATGTGACTGTTGTTCTCGCTCAACGCGTTCCCCGTCCAGGAACCCTGCGCCACGCGGCGGTAAGTGGCGTCGCGCTGCTCCGGCGAGCCGAGGAGTTCGATGAAGGCTGCACACACGAGGTGGTATCCGTAGAGGTGGCCAAGCGAGCCGTCGACCTTGGCAATCTCGCGGATTACTGCGAAGACTGAATCGCCCCGGGTTTGCTGGAGGCTCGGTTAGTTGGTTCCAGCGTTTGCGGGGACCGGGTTCTCACGGTAGCTGGTGACGGTGTGGGTCGACCAGTAGGCGCTCTCGTACTCGACGGGTGGGACGTGTCCGATCTCGCCGTGCAGGCGGCGGTGGTTGAACCATTCGACGTACTCAGCGACGGCGATCTCGACCTCGCCCACACCTGCCCAGCCGCCTCGCGGGCGCATCACGGGGTTACGGATGCATTCGGCTTTGAACAGCGAGTTGAACGCCTCAGCCATCGCGTTGTCGTATGAATCCCCCTTGGAGCCAACAGATGTCACCGCTTCGGCTTCGGCCAGTCGTTCGGTGTAGCGGATGGCTCGGTATTGGGCGCGTTCAATCGGTCGATGCAACACTGGGTTGTTGTAGCGAGTGTAGTTGTTCGCCAAAGACTTCGGCGGGAGTTTTCCATCCAAGGACTTTTCTAGGACGGTTGTTGAGGGTGTAGGCGATGGCCTCGAGGTCCTCAGCTGACCACCGCGACAGATCAGTTCCCTTAGGAAAATATTGGCGCAGAACACCATTGGTGTTCTCGTTGGATGGTCGCTGCCACGGTGAGTGCGGATCGGCGAAGAACACCTGCGTTCCGGTGTCCATCGCGAACTGGGCGTGAGCGGACAGTTCCTTGCCGCGATCCCACGTCAACGTTTTGCGCAACTGCTGCGGCAGCGCGGCGATCGACGCTGTCAGTCCTGCATTCATCGCGATGGCACCGTAGCCACCGAGTGCGGGCCCGTTCTTCACAGGCGGCTGCTCACCCCAGCCCTGCTGGCGTGGCAGATGCACCAGAAGTGTTGCACGACTACGACGTTCAACGATCGTGCCGATCGCCGATCTCCCAGTTCCGATAATCAGATCACCCTCCCAGTGCCCGGGGACGGCACGGTCCTCGGCCTCGGCAGGGCGCTGACTGAACACGACATCGGAGGTGACGTGACCCTGCGGCTTGTTGCGCGAGCGGGCCCGCGGCTCCCTCAGTGCACGTCCGGTGCGCAGGCACGCGACCAGCTCACGTTTGAGCGCGCCGCGGCCCTCGATGAACAGGGACTGGTAGATCGCCTCGTGACTGATACGCATGGATTCATCATCGGGGAAGTCGACCTTCAAACGCTGGGAGATCTGCTCTGGACTCCACGCCAGCGACCACCGCCGGTTGGCCCGGTGCGGTTTGTTAAGCCCCTTCCATGGCGGTGGCGTGGGGCCCGCAGCGATCGTGCCATCGGGACGGCGGACAACGCCGGCCAGGCGGTCCTGTACGTACTCCCGCAACTCGACGTGGGCCACGAGCTTCGCTGTTTTCGGGCGCTTGGCGGCCTGCTGGGCTTTCCACTGCGCCACCAACGCCCGATACTCGAGCTTCCCGCTCCTGGTTGCGGCGTTGCGCCGTAGCTCACGCGAGATCGTGGCCGGACTCCGCCCGATCCACCGTGCGATCTCACGCACCCCACGATCCTGGGCGCGTAGCAGCGCGATCTCTTCCCGTTCGGCGAAGGATAGATAGCGGCCCGAAGGCTCATCCAGACTCAGCGGCCTCATGCCGCCAGCGTGGCGGAACCAGCGTGTACCCACCGGCACCGACACACCGACAGCGATCGATGCCTGTGCCGTGCTCACCCCCGTCGCGACCACCCGCCAAAACTCACGTTGCACCTGCCGCGACGGCTCCGGCCGCCCCGGCGATCGCATCGCCGGCCGAAGTGCACGATCAGCACGCCACTGCCGACGAACACCTACCGCCACATCGCTGGTCCTCCGACTCCAGTCCGCCGTAGCCACCGCAAACACCTCCATGATCATGGTGTTGCGACGACCAGTTGAATCCGCCTTGCACTCCGCGGTCGGAGTGGTGGATCAGCCCGGCCACGTCGTGGCCGGCACGCGACCGTGCCCACAATCCCATGTTCAGGGCGTCGAGGGCGAGGTCGGTGTGCATGGTGGTCGAGACCTGCCAGCCGACGACCATCCGCGAGAACACGTCCAGGACGAACGCCGCGTACACCCAGCCCGAGTGGGTGCGGATGTAGGTCAGGTCCGCCACCCACAACGCGTTCGGTGCCGCCGCGGTGAACTGACGGTTGACCCGGTCAGCCGGCCGGGGTGTTTCAGCTCCCTCGCTGCGCGTGGTCTTGCGTGTCTTGAGTCTCGCTATCCCTTGCAGCCCATCGGCTTTCATCAATCGCTCGACGGTGCAGCGGGCAGCACTATGGCCCTGTCTGCGCAATTGGGCATGCACCTTGCGGGCACCGTAGACGCCGAGGTTGTCGGCATGCACCGCGCGGACCTGGGTAAGGAGCTCCCGGTCACGCACCACACGAGGCGCCTCGGTCTTCTGGGGGCTCAGGTGGGCTCGTACCGTGGACGGAGCGATCTGGGCGGACGTATCGCGCAATGCCGCACAGATCGGATCGACTCCGTGTTCATCGCGGTGAGCCGCGACGAACTCCACGATCAGCGCTGTGGGCGGTCGATCTCCGCCGCAAAGAAAGCCGAAGCCTGCTTCAAGATCGTGTTCGCTCGCCGCAGTTCACGGTTCTCCCGCTCCAACGCCGCGATGCGGTCAGCGTCCTCACTCGTGGTGCCCGGGCGGACCCCGCCGTCGATCTCGGCCTGACGAACCCAATTGCGCAACGCCTCGGGATGGACTCCGAGCTGATCGGCGATCCGCTTGATCGCACCTCTCGACGAATCGGGATCTCGTCGCGCTTCACATGCCATCCGGGTGGCCCGGTCCTTGAGTTCCTCACTGTACTTGCGTGGTGCTGCCATGCTCTCCATCCTTCACAGGTTCGAGAGCCTCCGACAGACCCGGGGCGGTTCAGACCGTCGGCCAATCTGCGCCCCAACCACCGTGCTCCTCGGGTACCGCGAGCGCCAGCAGACCACTTAGGCGTAAGTCCTCTTTCTCACGGGTGGCTGGCCCCCCATCGCGATCCCGTTCGACGATTCCCTCCCGCCAGCTTGCAGCAAGGTCTCGAGCCACCGCGAGAGGATCGCCCGCCCGCCGGTCGGTGGCCGCCGCCGTGTCGTCGGTGACTGTCATTCGTATTCTCCAATCGCTGATGTGCCGGCCGCGCATGTACGCAGGCTCGTCTGCAGAAATTCCGGGGCCGACCAATCAGTCAGGTCGATCGCCTTATCCACCAGATCGTGGTCGACCAGGTACCGCTGTGTCGCAGCAAGGACAGTGAGCGCATCGTGGTCGAGGGTGGGTACTAAGTTGTCGGTGAAGTGCTCGCCGAAACCGCGTGTCACCGCAGTCTCGCTAACACCGAGGTTGCGGGCATGAATCGCGACTGTCTCGGTCAGATGATCGCGCGCCCAGGAGCCTGCCCGGACCACCGTATCCACCAGATGCTGCACGAGTGACGGGTTCTTATCGACGAGTTGCGCGCTGATTGTCCAAACGCTGGCGTAGTGGCTTGTCCTGTCCAAGCTCAGGTCACGCAGCGGTCTAACACCGGTGAGGTCTTCGAACTCCGCGGACCACGGAAGCCAGCTGAATAGCGCATCGACCGTCCCCCCGGCAAAGACTTGTGCCTGATGGGCCCCGACGGCGGGAAAGAGGTCCGAACCGTTCACTGATGCCGATGCGCTGAGTCGGTCCTGCGGTAAGTCGACTCCCGCCGTCTCAATGGGTACGAGCTCGATATCGTTTACTGTTACGCCGGAGTGACGAAGGGTGTGCTGCAGGGCTCGCGCCTCCCAAGTGCCCAGTGCGACGAGAGTCTGGCGCCACGGGTCGAGCTGTCGGTAGTCACCAAGGTCGCCGCGCAGGATCCGGATTGCCGATGCGGATACGCCGACACGATGCCCCGCCAGTTGCTCCGGTGCGGTCAGGGTGGGGTCGGCCGCGTAAAAGCCCAGCTTTCCCTCGAACAGGGTGACGCCCAGGAGGCGTGTGCGACCCGGTGCACGCAGGCCCTCACTCACCAACGGCGGGATCTCTCCGCCGAATCGGGTGTAAGCGGGATGATCGTAGGTGAAGTGCAAGGAGCCCAGCGGCCCTCCCAGCACGTCCAGATTGATGCCAGCCTCGGCGAGCAACTGCGACTCGCGGCCAACCAGCAGGGCGTTGGGAACAGGGCAGTTGCTGTACGCGAGGGTGTGGACCGCTGAGCTGGTGTCGGTCACAGCGCCGCCGCCCCGCTTGGCAGTTCCAGGCCGAGGTGGTCGCGCAGCGTTGATCCCTCATACTCGTCGCGGAATACCCCACGTTCTTGCAACAGCGGCACCACCTGGTCGACAAAGTCCTCGTAAACGCCGGGCAGATAGGCGGCGGAGATGATGAACCCATCAGCCGCTCTCGCATCGAAGTACTCGACCAGTCTGTCGGCGATCTGGGTGGGCGTTCCTCCCCACTGCGGGACAAAACCCACGTTCGTGCCATAACGCTTTCCAAGGTCGGCCAGTGTCAGATCCTCGCCGTCGCTCGCAACCGTGGAGAACATGTGGAGCATGGTGGGGATGTGCGCGTCCCCCAAGCTCGCGACGATGTCGGAGTACTTCGCGTCTAGGGGGAAGGCGGACAAGTCGATTCCACTATGACTCGACAACGTCGACAGACCGACCTCGGGGTGGACGAGACCGTTGATGTATTCGAGGCGATCGCGTGCGATCGCCTCGGTCTCCCCAAGTATGGGCATGACAGCTGTGAAAACCTTCGTGGCGTCGGGGTTGCGACCCGCGGCACTCACTTGCCCCTTGATGTCCTGGTACGTGCGCTGCATCATCTCCAGCGTCGGCGAGATGCTGAACACGGCGTCGGCCCACTGGCCCGCGAAACGTCTACCGCGAGGCGACAATCCGGCCTGGAGGAGTACTGGCTCGCGCTGACTTGAAGGGGGGATTTGCAGGGGGCCGCGCACGTCGAACCAGTCACCACGGTGATCGACGTAATGAACTTTCTTAGGATCAGCGAACCGGCCGCAGATCTTGTCCAACAGCAGCGCATCATCGTCCCACGAGTTCCACAGCTTACGTACGACCTCGACGAACTCGTCCGCGCGGTCGTAACGGGTGTCGTGTTCAAGATGAGCATCGATTCCGAAGTTCTTTGCCTCTGAATCGTTCAGCGATGTCACGATGTTCCACGACACCCGCCCGTCGGACAGGTTATCCAGCGTTGCCAGGATACGGGCGACGTGAAACGGCGGGTAATACGTGGTGGAGATGGTGGCTCCAAGTCCCAACCGGTCGGTCACGGCGGCCATCGTCGCCACCACCGTGGCGGGCTCGAGTGCGATCGCGCCCTGGCCGCCCAGTCCGACGCCTGTTTGCAGATCATGGCCGTAGCTGTCCTCGACTGCGAGAGCATCCGGAAGGAAAAGAAGATCAAACTTTCCGCGTTCAAGGGTCTGAGCGATCTTCTTATAGTATGCACCGGAAAGAAAATCGTTAGTTGCTGCGGATCTAGTGTCCTGAGTCATTAATTTCCGTTCGGTTGTTAGGCTAGGGAATGGCAACCCGGGGTCCGCGAGCAGTGGATATTGTTCTGACTGATGACGAGCGCCGTGAGCTCGAAGGGTGGGCGCGTCGGCGAACGACGGCCTCGGGTTTGGCGATGCGCTCACGAATCGTTCTCGCCGCCGCTGATGGCGGTTCGAATACTGAAGTGGCACAACGACTCGGCCTCAATCGCAGTACCGTGCGGCGCTGGCGAGGCCGGTTCGTCGAGCACCGCTGCGAGGGGTTGCTCGACGAACCCCGGCCTGGGCGACCTCGCACCGTCGACGACGAGCAGATCAAAAACTTGATCACCGCGACTCTCGAGACCACTCCGAAGAATGCGACACACTGGTCGACGCGGGCGATGGCCGAGCATCTCGACATGTCACAGTCAACCGTGTCGCGTGTGTGGCGGGCGTTCGGATTGGCTCCGCACAAACAGGATTCGTGGAAGCTGTCGAGAGATCCCTTGTTCACCGAGAAGGTCCGTGAATCACCCCTGGTTTGATGCCGCTTCCTTCTGAGTCAGGAAGGATGAGCACATGCCTAAGAAGATCGATCCGGAGGTCCGTTCGAGGGCCTTGCGTTTGCTGGAGGCGCACGGCGGCGAGTACACGTCGTTGACTGCCGCGGCAGAGGCGATCGCCAAGCAGGTCGGTGTCGGTGGGGAGACGGTACGTCGGTGGGCCGTGCAGGCCCAGGTCGATGCCGGCGCCCGGTCGGGGACCACGTCGAAGGAGTCCGCTGAGATCAAGCGACTCAAGGCGGAGAACAAGCAATTGCGAGAGGACGTTGCCATTTTGAAAGCGGCGACGACTTTCTTCGCGGGGGAACTCGACCGCCGCAACCGATGATCGTGGCGTTCATAGATCAGATGCGCGCCAACGGTTTTGCGGTCGAGTCGATCTGTCGGGTCTTGCGTGAGCAGGGCTGCATGATTGCCGCACGAACCTACCGGGCATCGCGAACACGCACGCCTGCCGCTCGGACCGTCTCCGATGCCCACGTCGTCGATGCGGTGCGCACCGTGGTCTGGCGCACCGATGACGACGGCCGGCGGAAGATGACTCCGGAGGGCCTCTACGGGCGGGTGAAGATGCGCGCCCATCTGCATCGGACAACACTGCCCGGGGTGTCCTATGGCGCCGTTGATCGAGCGATGAAAGTGCTAGGCCACAACGGGATTCGAAGGTCCAAGGGAGTCCGTACGACCGTGCGGTCCGCTGATGGTGTACGTGCGGAGGATCTGGTGAATCGACAGTTCAGTGCCGTCGAGCCGAACCGGGTGTGGGTGACCGATTTCACCTACTGCCGGACGTGGGCGGGGTGGGTGTACGTGGTGTTCATCATCGACGTGTTCTCACGTCGGATCGTGGCGTGGCACGCCTCGACGTCGAAGACGGTGGAGCTGGTGACGGTCCCGCTTCGGATGGCGCTGTGGCAGCGGAAACGAGAGGGTCATCCGGTGAAAGCTGCTGAGCTGATTCATCATTCGGATGCTGGAAGTCAGGGCGGATTCAACTGGTCGTCGCAACACCATGATCATGGAGGTGTTTGCGGTGGCTACGGCGGACTGGAGTCGGAGGACCAGCGATGTGGCGGTAGGTGTTCGTCGGCAGTGGCGTGCTGATCGTGCACTTCGGCCGGCGATGCGATCGCCGGGGCGGCCGGAGCCGTCGCGGCAGGTGCAACGTGAGTTTTGGCGGGTGGTCGCGACGGGGGTGAGCACGGCACAGGCATCGATCGCTGTCGGTGTGTCGGTGCCGGTGGGTACACGCTGGTTCCGCCACGCTGGCGGCATGAGGCCGCTGAGTCTGGATGAGCCTTCGGGCCGCTATCTATCCTTCGCCGAACGGGAAGAGATCGCGCTGCTACGCGCCCAGGATCGTGGGGTGCGTGAGATCGCACGGTGGATCGGGCGGAGTCCGGCCACGATCTCGCGTGAGCTACGGCGCAACGCCGCAACCAGGAGCGGGAAGCTCGAGTATCGGGCGTTGGTGGCGCAGTGGAAAGCCCAGCAGGCCGCCAAGCGCCCGAAAACAGCGAAGCTCGTGGCCCACGTCGAGTTGCGGGAGTACGTACAGGACCGCCTGGCCGGCGTTGTCCGCCGTCCCGATGGCACGATCGCTGCGGGCCCCACGCCACCGCCATGGAAGGGGCTTAACAAACCGCACCGGGCCAACCGGCGGTGGTCGCTGGCGTGGAGTCCAGAGCAGATCTCCCAGCGTTTGAAGGTCGACTTCCCCGATGATGAATCCATGCGTATCAGTCACGAGGCGATCTACCAGTCCCTGTTCATCGAGGGCCGCGGCGCGCTCAAACGTGAGCTGGTCGCGTGCCTGCGCACCGGACGTGCACTGAGGGAGCCGCGGGCCCGCTCGCGCAACAAGCCGCAGGGTCACGTCACCTCCGATGTCGTGTTCAGTCAGCGCCCTGCCGAGGCCGAGGACCGTGCCGTCCCCGGGCACTGGGAGGGTGATCTGATTATCGGAACTGGGAGATCGGCGATCGGCACGATCGTTGAACGTCGTAGTCGTGCAACACTTCTGGTGCATCTGCCACGCCAGCAGGGCTGGGGTGAGCAGCCGCCTGTGAAGAACGGGCCCGCACTCGGTGGCTACGGTGCCATCGCGATGAATGCAGGACTGACAGCGTCGATCGCCGCGCTGCCGCAGCAGTTGCGCAAAACGTTGACGTGGGATCGCGGCAAGGAACTGTCCGCTCACGCCCAGTTCGCGATGGACACCGGAACGCAGGTGTTCTTCGCCGATCCGCACTCACCGTGGCAGCGACCATCCAACGAGAACACCAATGGTGTTCTGCGCCAATATTTTCCTAAGGGAACTGATCTGTCGCGGTGGTCAGCTGAGGACCTCGAGGCCATCGCCTACACCCTCAACAACCGTCCTAGAAAAGTCCTTGGATGGAAAACTCCCGCCGAAGTCTTTGGCGAACAACTACACTCGCTACAACAACCCAGTGTTGCATCGACCGATTGAACGCGCCCAGTACACATCGGTTACACTGACTGAGCGGCTGCGGCTCGAAGACATCGCCGCGTCGATCGGGTCGGTCGGAGACGCCTACGACAACGCTCTGGCCGAGTCGGTGAACGGGCTGTACAAGACCGAGTGCATCCGGACCACGATCTTCCACTCCGGCCCGTACCGGACGATCTCCGACGTCGAGTTCGCGACCGCTGGTTGGGTCGACTGGTACAACAACAGCAGGCTGCACTCGAGTATCGGCCAGATTCCCCCGACCGAGTTCGAAACGCTCCACTACGCTGGCCTCGGCCCCGAGGACCAGCCCACACTGGAGGCGGCACAAAACCCTAGGGTGATTCACCCAGCCGATCTTTCCCATGCTCCCGGGCACCCCGCAACGGGCCAGCCACGACTATGTGCGCAACGGCACCTCCAGTCTGTACGCGGCGTTGGACATCGCGTCGGGAAAAGTGATCGGTTCGCTTCACTCACGGCATCGGGCAACAGAATTCATCGGGTTTCTCCGCAAGATCGACGCCGAGGTGCCCGACGAGCTCGACGTCCACCTGGTCATGGACAACGCCTCTACCCACAAGACGCCCGCGGTCAAACGATGGCTGACCTCGCACCCACGATTCGTTGTCCACTTCACCCCGACGAGCTCATCCTGGATGAACCTCGTCGAACGCTGGTTCGCCGAACTGACCACCAAGAAGCTCCAACGCTCCACCCACCGCACCGTGAGAGCGCTCAACGCCGACATCAGAGCATGGATCGAGACCTGGAACGACAACCCCCGCCCCTACGTGTGGGTCAAGACCGCTGACCAGATCCTCGACTCCATCGCCCACTACTGCACACGAATTAATGACTCAGAACACTAGCGGGAATTATGTCATAACGTAGGTTATCGGCGAATCTTGGAGAAAATCAGGTCATTTCGTCATCAATGACGAAACTGTGGAGCAATCACGAACCGTTCGGCCGTCGAGGCGTTCTCCAAGCTGATCCTGCGGAACGAGTACACCCTCTCCGACGTCGAGAAGGTCATCGCCGGGGACACCGATGCCGTCGACGTGCCACCCGACTAGACCCCGTCCAGCGGTGGGCCGCGACCTCTCACGGTCGCGGCCCAGCGCCCCGGCCCCGCTCACACCCGCCACCTCGAGGAACCATCGTGACCATCACCGCCGAACTTTTCCCCCGCTGCGCCCTGCCCGGCTGCGCGATCCCCACCGACACCCAGGGCCACCCCTGCAGACAATGCCGCCGTGACCTCGGAACCCTCGTGCGCCACAACCCCGGCGGCCGCCGACGCCCAAACCGGCCGCGACCACGACGTCGCCCTGGCCTACCGGGCTTAAGAACAGCTACGCATCGCCGACGCCGCCGAACAACGCATCGCCCTCCAGATCGGTCAGCGCGAGAAGCCCGGACAGTCCAGTTGGCTGTGCGAGAAACGCCGAAGGTGTGACATTCTGTCCGTTCCGTACCCGAGGAGTGCGAACGTTCTGTAGGTATCGCGCGACGGGCGGTGCGACCACCATGGATGCACTGCGCATCGTCGCGCGCCATGCCCGAACGCACCCCGCCCAATCGGGGGCCGACACTTCCTGGACGGACTCCATGACCGCACTCGACGCCGCGACCCCGTCGGCACCCGGACCGGGCCATTCGGGCCCGCAGGCCGAGGCCGAACTCGAACTGATCCCCGAGTCCGCGAAGACCCATGACGTGCGCGGACAGTTCTGGATCTGGGCCGGTGCGAACATCGCGCCGATCAACTGGGTGCTGGGTGCACTCGGCGTCACGATGGGCCTCGGGCTGTGGGAGACGGTGGCGGTCCTCGTCGTCGGCAATGCCATCGGCATGACCATCTTCGGCGTCTTCGTCGTCATCGGTCAGCGCACCGGGGTCACCGGAATGGTGCTGTCGCGAGCCGTCTTCGGACGCCGCGGCGCCTACGTTCCCGCCGCCGTCCAGGCCCTGGTCTGCATGGGCTGGTGCGCGGTCAACACCTGGATCGTTCTCGACTTGGTGATGGCGCTGCTCGGCGAGATGGGACTCGTCGACCCGGACCTCGACAACAACGCCGCACGGATCGTCGTGGCCGCGGTCATCATGGGGATGCAGGTGACGATCGCGTGGTTCGGGTACCGGGTGATCTCCGCGTTCGAACGATGGACGGTGCCTCCGACGGTCGCGATCCTGCTCGTCATGACCGTCGTCGCGTGGGTCGGCCTCGACGTCGACTGGGGACAGACGACCGCTCCGGGGCTCACGGGATCGGCCCACATCGGAGCGATCACGGCGGTGATGACCGCGATCGGCATCGGCTGGGGTCTGACGTGGATCGGTTACGCCGGCGACTACTCGCGCTTCGTGTCCCGGGACGTCCCGTCGCGCAGGCTGTTTCTCGCCAGTGCACTCGGGCAGTTCATCCCGGTCGTCTGGCTCGGCGTGCTGGGTGCGTCCCTGGCGACATTGAGCGACTCCGCCGACCCGGGTGAGATCATCGTCGACGCCTACGGCGTTCTCGCACTGCCGGTTCTGTTGCTGGTGATCCACGGACCGCTCGCGACCAACATCCTCAACATCTACACGTGCACGGTGTCGACGCAGGCGCTCGACATCCGCGTCGACCGGCGCGTGCTGAACCTGATCATCGGCGTCGTGGCGATGGCGGTCGTCGTCTACTTCGTGCTCAACAGCGACTTCGCTACCACCATCGACTTCTGGCTGGTGTCGATCGTCGGCTGGTTGAGCCCTTGGGGCAGCGTTGTTCTCGTGCACTGGTTCCTGATCGCTCGGCAACAGATCGACGCCGAGAGTCTGTTCGCCGCACCGGCGGACAGCGTCCTGCCGATGGTCCGGCCGACCGCCCTCGTCGCACTCGCTCTCGGTGTCACCGCGACCTGGATGTTCATGTACGGGATGCTGCCGGCACTGCAGGGCCCCGTCGCCGTCGCCCTCGGTGGGATCGATCTGTCGTGGCTCGCCGGGGCAGTCGTTGCCGGCACCTCCTACTGGACCATGGAGAAACTCACCGCGCCACGCGCTGCCTGAAGCCCGTCCCGCCAGAGCCGAGGCGGTCGGCGGCGACGACGGGCGAAAGCCGCCTGCCGCATCAGGTCGTCGACTAGGGTTCGGCCCAGCGGGAGGTAACGCGGCCTCCTGATGAGGAGGTTTCATGGCCACCGTCCAGACCGCAACCGGCTCGATCGATTCCGCCGACCTCGGGAACGTGTTGGTGCATGAGCACGTCTTCATCGTCAACGAGGAATTCCGGCAGAACTATCAGGACGATTGGGACGAGGACGAGAAGGTCGCCGAAGCTATCCGCGACCTGACCGAACTGAAGGAACTCGGGATCGACACGATCCTCGACCCGACGGTTCTCGGTCTCGGCCGGTACATCCCACGCATCCAGCGGATTGCCGAACAGATCGACCTCAACATCGTCGTCGCGACCGGGTTGTACACCTACAACGACATCCCGTTCCAATTCCACTACGCGGGACCGGGAATGCTCTTCGACGTCCCGGAGCCGCTGGTCACCCTGTTCACTAAGGATCTCACCGAGGGCATCGCGGACACCGGTGTGCGGGCGGCTTTCCTCAAGTGCGCCATCGAATCCCAGGGACTGACACCGGGTGTCGAGCGCGTGATGCGCGCGGTGGGACAGACCAGCGCCCAGACCGGCGCGCCCATCACCGTGCACACCGATCCGCACAGTCAGTCGGGACTGGTCGCCCAGAAGGTCCTGGCCGAGGAAGGGGCCGACCTGACGAAGGTCGTCATCGGCCACTCCGGAGACAGCGTCGACCTCGACTACCTGATGAAACTCGCCGACGCCGGTTCCGTTCTCGGCATGGATCGTTTCGGGCTCGACCTCCTCCTGCCGTTCGACGAGCGCGTGAACACGGTCGCCGAACTGTGCAAGCGCGGCTATGCCGACCGCATGGCCCTCGCGCACGACGCCGCCTGCTTCATCGACTGGTTCGACCACGAGGCCAAGAAGCAGGCACTCCCGAAGTGGAACTATCGGCACATCAGTGAAGAGGTGTTGCCGGCGCTACGGGAACGCGGGGTGAGCGAGGCCGACATCACGACGATGCTCGTCGACGTGCCGCGACGCTACTTCGAGTAGCGGCGCGACACGGCGAGAGGGTCAGCGCAGGCTGCTCTGGTACCGGCGCATCCCGCGGAGCCACCGGTCGTAGTCGGCGCCCTTCTGGCGGTACATCTCGAGGACCTCGGGGTGGGGGAGGATGAGGAAGCGTTCGTCGGCTACGGCGTCGAGCACGATCGCGGCCACCGCCCCGGGCGTGAGCACCGTGCCCGCGGTCTCCACGGCGCGCTGCATCAGTCGTTGCTCCTCGGTGGCGGAATCACCTTCCGGCCGCAGCAGTTTGGTGTCGACGCCCATCGGGCAGAGGCAGCTCACCCGGATGCCGTCGTCGCCGTGGGTGATGTTGAGCCATTCCGCGAAGCCGACCGCCGCGTGCTTGGTGACCGAGTACGGGGCGTTGCCGATCTGCGTGAGCAGACCCGCGGCCGACGCCGTGCTGACGAAGTAGCCGGTCCCTCGTTCCACCCAGTCCGGGACGAGGCGCCGAGCTGCTCGGATGTGGGCGCGGAGATTGACGTCCAGCGTGAGATCCCACACCGCCTCGGCGGTGTCGACACCGCCACCCACACCCACGCCGGCATTGGCGAAGTAGAGATCGACCGGGCCGA
Protein-coding sequences here:
- a CDS encoding purine-cytosine permease family protein, yielding MTALDAATPSAPGPGHSGPQAEAELELIPESAKTHDVRGQFWIWAGANIAPINWVLGALGVTMGLGLWETVAVLVVGNAIGMTIFGVFVVIGQRTGVTGMVLSRAVFGRRGAYVPAAVQALVCMGWCAVNTWIVLDLVMALLGEMGLVDPDLDNNAARIVVAAVIMGMQVTIAWFGYRVISAFERWTVPPTVAILLVMTVVAWVGLDVDWGQTTAPGLTGSAHIGAITAVMTAIGIGWGLTWIGYAGDYSRFVSRDVPSRRLFLASALGQFIPVVWLGVLGASLATLSDSADPGEIIVDAYGVLALPVLLLVIHGPLATNILNIYTCTVSTQALDIRVDRRVLNLIIGVVAMAVVVYFVLNSDFATTIDFWLVSIVGWLSPWGSVVLVHWFLIARQQIDAESLFAAPADSVLPMVRPTALVALALGVTATWMFMYGMLPALQGPVAVALGGIDLSWLAGAVVAGTSYWTMEKLTAPRAA
- a CDS encoding phosphotriesterase family protein translates to MATVQTATGSIDSADLGNVLVHEHVFIVNEEFRQNYQDDWDEDEKVAEAIRDLTELKELGIDTILDPTVLGLGRYIPRIQRIAEQIDLNIVVATGLYTYNDIPFQFHYAGPGMLFDVPEPLVTLFTKDLTEGIADTGVRAAFLKCAIESQGLTPGVERVMRAVGQTSAQTGAPITVHTDPHSQSGLVAQKVLAEEGADLTKVVIGHSGDSVDLDYLMKLADAGSVLGMDRFGLDLLLPFDERVNTVAELCKRGYADRMALAHDAACFIDWFDHEAKKQALPKWNYRHISEEVLPALRERGVSEADITTMLVDVPRRYFE
- a CDS encoding SDR family oxidoreductase, coding for MDVAGKVAIVTGGGAGIGAAIAHALVDAGAKVVVTDLDESGALAVADSLGDSTTAIGGDASSDEHIDAAVRLAENTFGPVDLYFANAGVGVGGGVDTAEAVWDLTLDVNLRAHIRAARRLVPDWVERGTGYFVSTASAAGLLTQIGNAPYSVTKHAAVGFAEWLNITHGDDGIRVSCLCPMGVDTKLLRPEGDSATEEQRLMQRAVETAGTVLTPGAVAAIVLDAVADERFLILPHPEVLEMYRQKGADYDRWLRGMRRYQSSLR